Proteins found in one Haloferax litoreum genomic segment:
- a CDS encoding ABC transporter ATP-binding protein codes for MSTVLETDELARWFGRLVAVDDVTVSIDDDEITSIIGPNGAGKTTFYNLLSGTLQPSSGSVKLRPRDSTELVDVTDDEPHEIARQGLSRAYQINNVFEGLTVLDNVRVARISHDRRTNDLTAITKDDEELTEAAWEVLELTNLEEVADTECANLSHGDARKVEIALALGTDPSIILLDEPTAGMNKSETDRMVDLIRRLDEETDTTFVLTEHDMEVVLGISDRILVLEGGSLIADGTPDEVMADERVKEAYLGGEGV; via the coding sequence ATGAGTACGGTACTGGAGACTGACGAACTCGCACGGTGGTTCGGCCGCCTCGTCGCCGTCGACGACGTCACGGTCAGTATCGACGACGACGAGATTACCAGCATCATCGGGCCGAATGGGGCCGGCAAAACCACGTTCTACAATCTGCTGAGCGGGACGCTCCAGCCCAGTTCCGGGTCGGTGAAGCTCCGCCCTCGGGACAGCACCGAACTGGTCGACGTCACCGACGACGAACCCCACGAAATCGCCCGTCAGGGTCTCTCGCGAGCCTACCAGATAAACAACGTCTTCGAGGGGCTGACGGTGCTGGACAACGTCCGAGTGGCGCGAATCAGCCACGACCGGCGGACGAACGACCTGACCGCCATCACGAAAGACGACGAGGAACTCACCGAGGCCGCCTGGGAGGTACTCGAACTCACGAACCTCGAGGAAGTCGCCGACACCGAATGTGCGAACCTCTCACACGGGGACGCCCGTAAAGTCGAGATTGCGCTCGCCCTCGGAACGGACCCGTCGATTATCCTGCTGGACGAACCGACGGCCGGCATGAACAAGTCCGAGACCGACCGGATGGTCGACCTCATCCGCAGACTGGACGAGGAGACGGACACGACGTTCGTCCTGACCGAACACGACATGGAGGTCGTACTGGGCATCTCGGACCGCATCCTCGTCCTCGAGGGTGGGTCACTCATCGCCGACGGCACACCCGACGAGGTGATGGCCGACGAACGCGTCAAGGAGGCCTATCTGGGAGGTGAGGGAGTGTGA
- a CDS encoding branched-chain amino acid ABC transporter permease, which translates to MVSVDFVVTQLITGLSIGSQLFLVAVGLSLIFGVMDVLNFAHGVLYMIGAYVVVLFSTGGELLGFTFPQLGIWAGLVLAMVVVGLIGAGMEWGFIRRVYDREPLDQLLLTFAFVLIFTDIIRELFGAATSIGPPAQLAGKLLLPAGYTISTYRAFVIMMSVLTMAVLLATLRYTNVGRKVRATASDRDMAQLLGVNVPMLYTAVFFVGAALAGLGGALSAPILSIKPVLGDQVIIQSFIVVVLGGLGSFGGAFIGAYVIGIMSAMGPVIGVTGAGELMPFLAMILILLVKPEGLFGSVEA; encoded by the coding sequence GTTGTCACACAGCTCATCACCGGGCTCAGCATCGGGAGCCAACTGTTCTTGGTGGCTGTCGGGCTGAGCCTCATCTTTGGTGTGATGGACGTCCTCAACTTCGCCCACGGCGTCCTCTACATGATTGGCGCCTACGTAGTGGTCCTGTTCTCGACTGGCGGAGAACTGCTCGGATTCACCTTCCCGCAGTTGGGTATCTGGGCGGGACTCGTCCTCGCCATGGTCGTGGTCGGACTCATCGGCGCCGGTATGGAGTGGGGGTTCATCCGCCGAGTGTACGACCGAGAACCGCTCGACCAACTGCTGTTGACGTTCGCGTTCGTCCTCATCTTCACCGACATAATCAGAGAGCTGTTCGGGGCGGCCACCAGCATCGGGCCACCGGCTCAACTCGCCGGCAAACTACTGCTCCCGGCTGGATACACTATCTCTACCTACCGGGCGTTCGTCATCATGATGTCCGTCCTGACGATGGCTGTCTTGCTCGCCACCCTCCGGTACACGAACGTCGGACGGAAGGTCCGGGCGACGGCCAGTGACCGTGACATGGCTCAGTTACTCGGGGTCAACGTCCCGATGTTGTACACGGCCGTCTTCTTCGTCGGTGCCGCCCTCGCCGGCCTTGGCGGGGCACTCTCGGCACCTATCTTGAGCATCAAACCGGTGCTGGGCGACCAGGTCATCATCCAGTCGTTCATCGTCGTCGTGCTGGGTGGCCTCGGTTCGTTCGGCGGGGCCTTCATCGGCGCGTACGTCATCGGCATCATGTCGGCGATGGGGCCGGTCATCGGCGTGACCGGTGCCGGTGAACTGATGCCGTTCTTGGCGATGATTCTCATCTTGCTGGTCAAACCCGAGGGCCTGTTCGGGTCGGTGGAAGCATGA